A stretch of Osmia bicornis bicornis unplaced genomic scaffold, iOsmBic2.1, whole genome shotgun sequence DNA encodes these proteins:
- the LOC123988934 gene encoding uncharacterized protein LOC123988934 — MVKADQTSQIALATIFGWVVLGPLVAGPPHGEKVALHGAADHELHELLTKFWMQEEVPSKPSLALTPEEQECEAHFSRTHSRDSSGRYVVRLPLLGPRTNLGDSYETALRGLRRIQRRCTANQAYGRLYKEFLQEYEDLGHMQPASESSLGTSTIFYLPHHGVLTSKGSQPKLRVVFNGSSATSSGTSLNDLMHTGAKLQLDISDVLLRFRRFRYVFTTDIVKMFRQVAVHPADWDLQRILWSDPQGKTVSYQLTTVTYGTRSAPFLAASALLQLVHDEGHRHPLAVPPLLKGRYVDDILGGGDTVKEAEEVAVQLTQLCRAGGFPLQKWSSNCPELLKVISGDGDTSSSTMDFSDLPTRILGLSWQPLADHFWFSAARTFRDAVTKRTILSEVARLFDPLGFLAPLTIRAKILLQELWLEQLGWDEPLPPSTALRWTTFRTELQDLSDLHIPRWLNLTPEGRVEIHGFSDASQHALAAVVYLRISSSTSSATLSLVCAKTKVAPLKRLTIPRLELTAALLLARLAQYVRNTLELSSAPVHLWMDSAVALTWISHHPSRWKEFVRNRVGAIQDALPGARWKFISGRDNPADCASRGLTPTQLKAHTLWWTGPDWLRAPPHEWPTGQSTPHPDAALEERPKVTHVATVEQHPFLLQLIERCSSLTRLLRVVATCLRAAARFRRLPNSSLNNPLSPKDLAHAQLSLTRATQGFHFPSELRTLLKGGTLPRAHPLSRLTAFVDRDGILRVGGRLQHAPLDSDARHPAILPRESILADLLIKDAHLRTLHGGTQATLAHLRRSHWILGGRAPVRAHILRCVRCARFRGLRAAQLMGQLPPARVTPARAFLSTGVDYAGPVLLRTWKGRGAKTFKGWIALFVCFATSAVHLELVSDYSSDGFLAAYRRFISRRGICQTLFSDCGTNFQGADAELRRLFASASKELHELAGRLANDGTKWEFNPPAAPHFGGKWEAAVRSVKHHLRRTIGDTLLTFEELTTLLIQVEAILNSRPLCPLTEDPEDLSALTPGHFLIGDALTSVPEPSLTSIVSSRLSRWQLIQQKVQHFWTRWAAECLHNYQTISKWHHPSHELKVGSLVLLTDERLPPSKWPLARILQLHPGKDGLTRVVTLKTVSSTLQRPITKLAVLPTHDDFQASSPHGSTTGSSKAGG; from the coding sequence ATGGTCAAGGCTGACCAGACCTCGCAGATCGCCCTCGCTACAATCTTCGGATGGGTAGTTCTCGGACCCCTCGTTGCCGGACCGCCTCACGGAGAGAAGGTAGCTCTCCACGGAGCAGCTGATCATGAGCTCCACGAACTCCTCACTAAATTTTGGATGCAAGAAGAGGTTCCTTCGAAACCCTCGCTAGCCCTCACTCCGGAAGAGCAAGAATGCGAGGCACACTTCTCTCGCACCCATTCTCGAGACTCCTCCGGTCGCTACGTGGTGCGACTCCCTCTCCTGGGACCTCGGACTAACCTCGGGGACTCTTACGAGACGGCTCTTCGAGGTCTTAGACGGATTCAACGGCGCTGCACGGCCAATCAGGCGTACGGACGCCTCTACAAGGAGTTTCTGCAGGAGTACGAAGACCTCGGACATATGCAACCAGCCTCGGAATCCTCCTTGGGCACCTCCACGATCTTTTACCTCCCACATCACGGGGTTTTAACCTCTAAGGGTTCGCAGCCGAAACTGAGGGTCGTATTCAACGGCTCCAGTGCCACCTCATCCGGGACTTCTCTCAACGACCTCATGCATACAGGTGCGAAACTGCAATTAGATATTTCGGACGTCCTCTTGCGGTTTAGACGGTTCCGGTATGTGTTCACCACGGACATCGTAAAGATGTTTCGGCAGGTCGCTGTACATCCAGCTGATTGGGACCTTCAACGTATCCTCTGGTCGGACCCTCAAGGGAAGACGGTCAGCTACCAATTGACCACGGTCACCTACGGTACGCGATCAGCTCCTTTCTTGGCGGCAAGTGCGCTGCTGCAACTCGTGCACGATGAAGGTCACCGGCACCCCCTCGCTGTGCCTCCACTTCTCAAGGGTCGCTATGTGGATGACATTCTCGGAGGAGGCGACACAGTCAAGGAAGCCGAGGAAGTCGCGGTTCAGCTGACTCAGCTCTGCAGGGCGGGCGGGTTTCCTCTTCAAAAATGGTCCAGCAATTGTCCAGAGCTCCTCAAGGTTATCTCCGGAGACGGCGACACCTCAAGCTCGACCATGGATTTCTCCGATCTCCCCACAAGGATTCTGGGCTTATCTTGGCAACCTCTAGCGGATCACTTCTGGTTTTCCGCTGCACGCACCTTTCGAGATGCAGTGACGAAACGAACCATCCTCTCGGAAGTCGCACGTCTGTTTGATCCGCTCGGATTCCTCGCACCCCTCACGATACGAGCGAAGATTCTCCTCCAGGAGCTGTGGCTTGAACAGCTTGGATGGGACGAACCACTTCCTCCCTCCACAGCTCTCCGTTGGACAACCTTCAGAACAGAACTACAGGACCTCTCGGACCTCCACATTCCTCGGTGGCTCAATCTCACCCCGGAGGGTCGAGTTGAGATTCACGGATTCTCGGACGCCTCACAACATGCGCTGGCTGCAGTTGTATACCTTCGGATTTCGTCCTCCACATCGTCGGCAACCCTGTCGCTAGTCTGCGCCAAGACCAAGGTGGCGCCCCTCAAGAGACTTACCATCCCTCGGTTAGAGTTGACGGCCGCTCTCCTGCTCGCAAGGCTCGCACAGTATGTACGGAATACCCTCGAGCTTTCCTCGGCACCGGTGCACCTCTGGATGGACTCTGCTGTCGCGCTGACTTGGATCAGTCATCATCCCTCGAGATGGAAGGAGTTTGTGCGGAATAGAGTCGGGGCAATTCAAGACGCCTTACCCGGCGCTCGCTGGAAATTCATCTCAGGGCGCGACAACCCCGCGGACTGCGCATCTCGAGGTCTGACACCGACCCAATTGAAGGCTCATACCCTCTGGTGGACTGGACCGGACTGGTTAAGGGCGCCTCCTCACGAGTGGCCGACGGGGCAATCAACTCCTCATCCAGACGCAGCCTTAGAAGAAAGACCTAAGGTTACCCACGTTGCCACCGTGGAACAACATCCTTTCCTCCTGCAACTTATTGAACGGTGCTCCTCCCTCACTCGACTCCTCAGGGTTGTTGCGACGTGCCTCAGGGCAGCCGCGCGCTTCCGGCGACTACCGAACTCCTCATTGAACAACCCTCTCTCTCCAAAGGACCTCGCACATGCACAACTGTCCCTCACTCGAGCCACTCAAGGCTTTCATTTCCCCTCTGAGCTACGGACTCTCCTCAAGGGTGGAACCCTCCCTCGAGCTCATCCGCTCTCTCGATTGACCGCCTTTGTTGACCGTGATGGCATCCTCCGAGTTGGCGGTCGACTTCAGCATGCACCTCTGGACTCGGACGCACGACATCCGGCGATCCTTCCCCGGGAATCAATCTTGGCTGATCTCCTCATCAAGGACGCTCACCTGCGTACCCTTCACGGCGGTACCCAGGCTACGTTGGCTCACCTCAGGCGATCGCACTGGATTTTAGGCGGTCGGGCCCCGGTGAGGGCACACATCCTCCGGTGCGTGAGATGCGCACGGTTCCGAGGCCTCCGAGCAGCTCAACTAATGGGCCAGTTACCTCCCGCACGGGTCACACCAGCCAGGGCCTTCCTTAGTACCGGAGTAGATTACGCTGGACCGGTGCTCCTCCGCACCTGGAAGGGAAGAGGAGCGAAAACCTTCAAGGGATGGATTGCCCTCTTCGTCTGCTTTGCCACCTCGGCCGTCCACCTCGAGCTAGTCTCGGATTACTCCTCAGACGGGTTCCTCGCTGCCTATCGGAGATTCATCAGCCGGCGTGGCATCTGCCAGACCTTATTCAGCGATTGCGGCACCAATTTTCAAGGCGCCGACGCAGAGCTACGCCGCCTGTTCGCCTCCGCCTCGAAGGAGCTCCACGAGCTGGCCGGACGACTGGCCAACGACGGGACAAAGTGGGAGTTCAACCCACCAGCCGCCCCTCATTTCGGCGGGAAATGGGAAGCCGCCGTCCGCTCCGTCAAGCATCACCTCAGGCGAACCATCGGAGACACGCTCCTCACGTTCGAAGAGCTCACCACCTTACTAATTCAGGTAGAAGCTATCCTCAATTCTCGACCCCTCTGCCCCCTCACTGAGGATCCTGAAGACCTCTCCGCTCTTACACCTGGACACTTCCTCATTGGAGACGCGCTCACCTCTGTTCCGGAACCCTCTCTCACCTCCATAGTCTCCTCTCGGTTATCCCGCTGGCAGCTTATCCAGCAGAAGGTGCAGCATTTCTGGACGCGCTGGGCAGCGGAGTGCCTCCACAATTACCAAACCATCTCCAAGTGGCACCATCCCTCGCATGAGCTCAAGGTGGGCTCTTTGGTGCTCCTCACGGATGAGCGACTACCTCCCTCGAAGTGGCCCCTCGCCAGGATTCTCCAGCTACACCCAGGGAAGGACGGACTCACCAGGGTGGTTACCCTCAAGACGGTCTCCTCCACTCTACAGCGGCCCATTACGAAGCTGGCAGTACTACCAACCCACGACGACTTCCAGGCCTCCTCCCCTCATGGTTCGACAACGGGGTCGTCGAAGGCGGGCGGGTAA
- the LOC114881500 gene encoding uncharacterized protein LOC114881500, translating into MATSNLEGKFDLQVSRFNVIKSMAKAAREGAYEDYCLSALIQKEEFLDGYLAKFETLHERLCEAKVEGLTDYPYFKEQTYVAAVEAYAAAKSIITTLREKREESSPHKADRLGRSSLMLSSGGARRSLPKIQLPTFSGSYKEWRPYSDLFSSMVGECPDIDPVEKMYYLKASLSGEAAGLVANMPVSSEAFSRAWATLTRRYENPRLLISAQVDRLVNSTPLPPRSSQALNGLLSEVMESLEALKGLAVPLENWDVILVHLVVRRLDTITREAWENHLGHQPEHPSWKDLQEFLMGRARARENLELSREEAPTSKAPITSGRQPAASRPPLASARTPSRPPAAPAVRAFHTSELPPNYKDGLCDMCGKRHYITDCPDFLGLPVMERRKVAVQYRLCYNCLGRHGALNCRSERRCRTCGNKHHTLIHVPAHPMEDRPKDSGWPGIPSGTPVPAVPRAAAHHAAVNQAAVDTAVKEASVEDPGSSADHHLDDASPPHSE; encoded by the coding sequence ATGGCCACCTCTAACCTCGAGGGAAAGTTCGACTTGCAAGTGTCGCGGTTCAATGTGATCAAATCAATGGCAAAGGCCGCCCGGGAAGGCGCCTATGAAGACTATTGCCTCTCCGCTTTAATTCAGAAGGAGGAATTCCTTGACGGCTACCTCGCAAAATTCGAGACGCTTCACGAGCGGCTTTGTGAAGCGAAGGTTGAGGGCCTCACGGACTACCCCTACTTTAAGGAGCAGACATATGTGGCCGCCGTCGAAGCCTACGCCGCCGCCAAGTCCATCATCACCACCTTACGGGAAAAACGGGAGGAGAGTTCCCCTCATAAAGCGGATCGCCTCGGCCGGAGCTCCCTCATGCTCTCCTCAGGAGGGGCGCGGCGCTCCCTCCCAAAGATCCAGCTGCCGACGTTTTCGGGAAGTTACAAGGAATGGCGGCCCTACTCGGATCTCTTTTCGTCGATGGTGGGTGAGTGCCCGGACATCGACCCGGTGGAGAAGATGTATTACCTCAAGGCCAGCCTCTCCGGAGAAGCGGCGGGCCTCGTGGCCAATATGCCAGTGAGCAGTGAGGCCTTCTCCCGCGCCTGGGCGACCCTCACGCGGCGATACGAGAATCCGAGGCTCCTCATCTCGGCACAGGTGGACCGGCTGGTCAACAGCACCCCTCTCCCTCCTCGCTCGTCGCAGGCTCTGAACGGTCTCCTCTCCGAGGTTATGGAGTCCTTGGAGGCCCTCAAGGGTCTCGCCGTTCCCCTCGAAAATTGGGACGTTATTCTGGTTCACCTCGTTGTGCGCCGCCTGGATACCATTACCCGCGAGGCTTGGGAAAACCACCTCGGCCACCAGCCTGAGCATCCCTCCTGGAAGGACCTCCAGGAGTTCCTCATGGGACGAGCCCGAGCACGGGAGAACCTCGAGCTCTCCAGGGAAGAAGCGCCAACCTCGAAGGCGCCTATCACCTCAGGACGTCAGCCGGCCGCCTCCCGGCCCCCTCTTGCCTCCGCACGGACTCCCTCACGCCCACCTGCCGCTCCAGCAGTCAGGGCTTTTCACACCTCCGAGCTCCCTCCTAACTACAAGGATGGATTGTGCGACATGTGTGGGAAGCGGCATTATATAACGGACTGCCCGGACTTCCTCGGCCTCCCGGTGATGGAACGCCGCAAGGTGGCCGTTCAATATCGCCTCTGTTATAACTGTCTCGGCCGGCACGGTGCTCTGAACTGCCGCAGTGAACGACGGTGCCGCACGTGTGGCAACAAGCACCACACCCTTATCCACGTCCCGGCTCACCCTATGGAAGACCGTCCAAAGGACAGTGGGTGGCCAGGGATTCCCTCAGGTACCCCTGTTCCGGCTGTCCCTCGGGCCGCGGCCCACCACGCTGCCGTCAACCAAGCTGCCGTGGACACCGCAGTGAAGGAAGCCTCAGTTGAAGATCCAGGCTCCTCGGCGGATCACCACCTGGATGACGCCTCCCCACCGCACTCTGAATGA